ACATCAATCCCGTTATTTTGACCACTTTGCGTTTCAGACTGCCCATCATTCGTAAAGGACATTGATTTAATTTGGCTATTTGAAATGGTTTCAGCTTGTTCTAAGTCTAAAATAAACTGGTCTTGTTGCGCTTTTACTGGAAGTTCCTTTTGCAACTCCCTTGTATTTGCTAGATGATCAACAGTATTACCTTGTTTTTTTTGCCCCATCGTATTTAAAAGAGCTTGTTCGGTTTCTAATGTCTTCTTTTTAAGCGATAGATCAGATCTTAATGGGCTTAAATAGAAGAATTGAATATAGACAACTCCAATAGCTAGAAGTAGGATTACAAAGATAAGAATAAATTTGTTTCTTTTCGAGATTCGAAGTTTCATGGAACAGTCACTCCCTCCTCGATATTCCCATCCTTGTTTGTATCTTTTATGATCTTCTTAACCTTCTCTTGGTTAAAGGTAATAGCAAACTGCCCAATATAGCGCGGAAGGTAATCTAGACTAGATTGACTTACAGAGCCATTAGAACTAGTTGCTAAATTAGCATCATTTTCTGTAATTGAGTTACCAGTATTTGTTTGACTGGTATCTGCAGGGCTATTCGTTTGGTTTGTTTGGCTAGTCGAATTTAAAGAGCTATTTTCACTCTCTGCATTTAAGGAATTCAAGCTTGCCGCATCGATCCATTTTGAATGATTCAGGCTATTTAAATAATAGGCAGCTTCACTTGCTGTATCAAATTGGACCGTAAGTGTAACAGTTCCGGATTCCACATACTTAAAGGACTGGATAAATCCCCGTTCAGGCAATAGTGAAGTAAGATGCTGCATAACAGGAATAGTTTGGATCCTATATGAATTCGCCCAGACAATGCCTGCTTTTAATTGTTTGACCGAATCGGGTGATTTACTTTTGTTCACTTTTTCACTTTGTGCTTCAGCTATTTTTCTTACAATTGTTATTTGCTTGTCAGCTGTTTCGATATTCGTTTTAGTTGTGGAAATTTGATAATAATAGAAAACAGCTACTAGCAAAACTAATATAAATAATAGGAAAATCGTAATGATGAACCCAAATCTTCTAGGTTCTTTTTTCGGGAGTAAATTGATTTCTACTAGCATCATTGCACCTCTTTTAAAGCAAGACCTAAAGAAAGTAAATGCCTAGTCGGAACCATTCCCGCTTTTCCTTTTGCATAGCTGTCAAGAGAGATCGTAGTTACTGGGATATCCAGTCTATCCTTCACTTTTTCCAAGATAACCTGCAGTAATGGATGATCACCACTTAATAAAAGCTTAGTCACTTCCTTTTTGCCATTATTTAGTGAATACCGATAAAAATCTATTAACTTATTCATTTCTTTCAAAATATCTTCAAATTGATATGCGAGTTCACTAGCATCTCCCATATATTTAAATTCCAGCATGCCATCTTTTTCCTTATTCATTTCCCATTTATTGATTTCAAATGGAATGGGAAAATGACGCATAACATACGGAATTGCCTCTTCAAAGATACACATGGTAACACTTGTAAGATCGAATTGAACTATAAAAAGGTTTTCGTTCTGCGAAGCAAGATCCATTTGGAAATAGAGGCGGTACAAAGCAAGTGGTGAGATATCTGCCGCTACTGGAATTAGCTTAAGGCTCGTGAAAAGATCAGCATATTCCATTACATATTTTTCAGGTGCGGCAAACAACAGAATTTCCTTTGTTTTTCCGTTATCAGTTAATGGAAAAGTATCAAAGACAGGGTCCTCAAAAGGTAAATGAATGCTTGTACCAAGTTCCAAATAAAGAAACCCCTTCATCTCATCGGCTTGAATTTCAGAGGGGATTGAAAGTTTTCGGATAATTACTAGTGAATCAGGAACCAAAAAACGGATCGAACGCTTATGGATTTTCCATTCATCGATGCATTCATCGATAATATTCGCCAAGGATTCAAAATCAATGATTTTCCCATCACTAATAATCCCTGGCGGAAGAAAGCGTTCTCCCCATTTTTGGGCAATCGGAGGGTTCGCTTGTTTCAATTCAACAAAGCGAATGGAGTGTTCATTTAAAACGA
The Neobacillus sp. PS3-40 genome window above contains:
- the pilM gene encoding pilus assembly protein PilM, which encodes MSFSLFSPKNRIINFVLNEHSIRFVELKQANPPIAQKWGERFLPPGIISDGKIIDFESLANIIDECIDEWKIHKRSIRFLVPDSLVIIRKLSIPSEIQADEMKGFLYLELGTSIHLPFEDPVFDTFPLTDNGKTKEILLFAAPEKYVMEYADLFTSLKLIPVAADISPLALYRLYFQMDLASQNENLFIVQFDLTSVTMCIFEEAIPYVMRHFPIPFEINKWEMNKEKDGMLEFKYMGDASELAYQFEDILKEMNKLIDFYRYSLNNGKKEVTKLLLSGDHPLLQVILEKVKDRLDIPVTTISLDSYAKGKAGMVPTRHLLSLGLALKEVQ